In Xanthomonas sp. SI, the following are encoded in one genomic region:
- a CDS encoding acyl-CoA thioesterase gives MSGTQRELTFRFLAEPIDVNYGGKVHGGVVMKWIDQVGYAAAVGWSGRYSVTVAVGGIRFVSPIRISDMVTVTAKLVYTGSTSMHFAIDVRARDPMGGDSRLCTHCIIVFVALDGVEGKPTPVPSWTPDTPEDHRLSEYALKVMELSKGIEDTISHYQA, from the coding sequence ATGAGCGGCACGCAACGCGAACTGACCTTCCGCTTCCTGGCCGAGCCGATCGACGTCAACTACGGCGGCAAGGTCCACGGCGGGGTGGTGATGAAGTGGATCGACCAAGTCGGCTACGCCGCCGCGGTCGGTTGGAGCGGGCGCTACAGCGTGACCGTGGCGGTGGGCGGGATCCGCTTCGTCTCGCCGATCCGGATCAGCGACATGGTCACGGTCACCGCCAAGCTGGTCTACACCGGCAGCACCAGCATGCATTTCGCGATCGACGTGCGCGCGCGCGACCCGATGGGCGGCGACTCGCGGCTGTGCACCCACTGCATCATCGTGTTCGTGGCCCTGGACGGGGTGGAAGGCAAGCCGACCCCGGTGCCGTCGTGGACGCCGGATACGCCGGAGGACCATCGCCTGTCCGAGTACGCGCTGAAGGTGATGGAGCTGAGCAAGGGCATCGAGGACACCATCTCCCACTACCAGGCCTGA